AGAGCGGGAGAAGAAGTACCTGGAGGAGCTTAAGATGAAGAGCCACAAGCTGGCCGTGTTGTCTGGGGAGCTGGAGCAGAGGGCAAGTACCATCGCTTACCTCACCTCGCAGCTTCACGCCACTAAGAAGAAGCTTTTGGCCGGAAGTTCCTCCGAGGCGAGTCCCAACGTCAGTCCCATCAGCTCCTACAAGCCGACGCCTCCCCCCGCCAAGGACAGGCAGCCTGAAACCCCGCGTCGCCGGATGAAGAAGAGCCTCTCCCAGCCTCTTCACCCGGAGCTAACGGAGGTGTACCGCCTGGGCCCGGACGGCAGGCGGGTTGTCCTGCGAGAGCCGGTCGACGCCATGCCTGACCCGACGCCGTTCTTGCAGGCAGCCCGGGAGTCTCCCGACGCGCAGCAGGTAGTGCGTGAGCGCCCCTCAGTCATCCCTCCCATCGCCTCCGACCGCTCCCCCATCCCTCCCCTGGGCGCCGCGGCCAGCCCCCGACACAGCCCGGCTCGGGAGCGCCAGCACAGGGCCCACGTGGGCGTGGCGCACCGCATCCCGCACGGCACCCCTCCTCTCGCCCCGCCGCAGGCCGAGCTGGAGACGCTGGCAGTGGACCAGGTCAACGAGGACAAGGTTCTGCAGAAGCGCTCGGAAGCCGATAGGACAGTTTAACACTGCAATGCTGCACCTGCGCATTAACACAGATGCACATCTAGGGCCAGATGCATAAAACTTTGGTTTTATGACTAAAAGGAGCGTGACCACAAaggcaaaaatgtgtttatgcaTTCTGTTTGCCAGATTTATAAAGAGTGCCTTGCAGAGGTATTCACActgcttgaactttttcagatttgatcACGTCATCACCGCTAACTTCAGtgcataactttaaaaatggaaggaaaatgatacatgtctttttaaaaagtgttttaaaaagccatattcagattgttttataaacaatctGAATAGTGTGGTTAATAGTATTAACCACACTATTCCCAAAAAAACTCccaatgagtttgttttttttgtactattCACATGCTCTCATACTTTGCTCAACCATTTTTAAGTCTTTGCAGCCTTTAACAGGATCAATTCCTTATCACCCACCACAGCatcatactgccaccaccatgttttacccTTGAAGTGGTATGTTCAGGTTGTGCTGGTTTTCTGCAATACATCAGTGTTTTTGCATGTCGAAAGTTCGGTTTTGGTCTGTTTTGTCGCCTTCCTGcgacaaaatgaatgaatattgaatatttttaatgagattAATTTGCACACAGGGATCTCTGCTTGGTCTGGATTTGATTTAGGGGTGTCCGAGTATAGAGAGCCGAATACATATGCATGTaacgtttttgttgtttgtaacaTTTTAGAAACCAACTATCATTTTCCTTCCCCCGCACAATGGGGCAGAAATTTCTGTTGACCTATTgcataaaattcaataaaatacactgaagtttgtgatttgaatgtaaaatgtcaacaaaaaaaaagttcaaggcaTATGAATACCTTTATCAGACACTGTGGAATGTGCTTCTGCCAGTACATCCgaatcattttgaaattttacacTCATGCACTTCCTTCATACTTTAACCCCATTTCTGGCTTAAGGTATGGAGGAAATGTGTTTAGTCTCGGCTGTGAGCCCATGAACACAACAAAGCCTGAATTAAAATCCGTTACATATGCAACTCCACTTTCTAAGTTCAAAGCAACGGACCTCGACGGAAGGAAAATAGAAACAGTATTGCACATGTGGGGCTTTAAAGCACACTAGCCTACATATCGTCCTCTGCAAGAAGCTAAAGCAGCAAAATAATGGTTCTATTAAAGTCTTACCAAGGTCTTCCAACTCCTCCAGATGAGCCTGCTTGTTTCATTTGACctcaaattctgtttttgtggttttagtttAATATCTCTCACACATTGAGACATACAAACAAATCCAATGTGTAGAGAAGGGTACATGcattgtgtttggttttttgcaCTATTTATGCATCTGACCCTAGCGTATACACACTTACTTACACTGCAAGAACAGCGAAGAGCctgagccactgtgcagcctgcTTTTTACACAACGCAGCAGTATCAACAAAAGCGTCATTTTGTGGTACTCCATGAGGACCTTTacgttttcttcttctacggtAGAAATGGACTACTGTAAAGCACgccaaatgagttttattaGTCTCCCaatgagttgtgttttttttttgtacttttcacaTCTTGACCTTTTTGCTTCGACCTGTCGGATCTGTTTTATGTGGTGCAAACAACCAATTCTCAGCCAAATATCTGCGTCAGTGCCTGCTTAACCGGCCTAGTCGTGCTCAAGCTGTGAAACGTAGTCATGGCTAGAAGTTACCGTTACATATCTGGAGTACAGAGGAGGTAGCAGCAGTCTATATAGCAAGACGTCAGCAGCAGCTTCGTAGGATAGAGGTGACGTAATAACACTGCTGCTCcgtaaatgtcttttttatttggTATCTGTATACTCACGTGACCGTAGGTAGAAGCTGCGATGTGTGTAACTGAAATGTGCCGGTTATCGAGTTGAAGCTTTTCCTTTGCTTCGTAGAAGGAAGCAGCGCTGGacatattttaatgcaatatggatatttatatatatatatggaagTAGGGAGTGTTTCTGCGTGTGTGAGCGAGGAGGAGAGCGCGAGCGTGTCTGAGGAAAGATGACGGAGGATTTCGTTTAGGTTTGAACAATATTCATTAATGCTTTTTGTCGTACAAgggcatttttaaaacactgctGGACATTGTGATATTACCAACCGTACTTTTTAAAAGGCTGTCAATTTGtaatgagttgtttttttaatttattgtttattaatgaCCCAGcgggaaaaagaaagacaaaaaaagaaaaacaacaatcctGATGCACTCTGTACCTATCACACCACCACAATAATGGTAATTAAATCTCTTAATAGCCtgcttttcacaataaaatcacTTGTCATTAAAGAAtacaaattattgttttactgCCATGCTTTTGGTTTGGTTACTTGGTTCGAATGAGTGTCAGAAAAGCTGGAGGAAAGGTCACTTTACTGGGCCAGGTTTGTTTGTCAACAGCGGTGCCCCTAAGATGAGGTACGGgggaaatgtcacaaaaatattcagtattttttaattttttatcatgGATAGTGACACATCTGATGACTTGCCATTTTGAACTCAGGGCCACCATTTGTGCTTCAGCAAGAATATAAACTGACATCTT
The genomic region above belongs to Xiphophorus maculatus strain JP 163 A chromosome 12, X_maculatus-5.0-male, whole genome shotgun sequence and contains:
- the LOC102233441 gene encoding coiled-coil domain-containing protein 92, whose protein sequence is MASANVTLENQLHSAQKNLLFLQQDHANTLKGLHAEIRRLQQQCTDLTYELTVRSSDPSDSSEERCRELQRRCEELEAQLKKKEEENTELLRDLEQKNAMISVLENTIKEREKKYLEELKMKSHKLAVLSGELEQRASTIAYLTSQLHATKKKLLAGSSSEASPNVSPISSYKPTPPPAKDRQPETPRRRMKKSLSQPLHPELTEVYRLGPDGRRVVLREPVDAMPDPTPFLQAARESPDAQQVVRERPSVIPPIASDRSPIPPLGAAASPRHSPARERQHRAHVGVAHRIPHGTPPLAPPQAELETLAVDQVNEDKVLQKRSEADRTV